The proteins below come from a single Anguilla rostrata isolate EN2019 chromosome 3, ASM1855537v3, whole genome shotgun sequence genomic window:
- the odf3l2a gene encoding outer dense fiber protein 3-like protein 2a: MGSRTSYRTTDPVPSPNRYTLPAVLGSHVPTKPASASYSMSARHRTGGPAAGRALTPGPGRYNSTDPNVYLPRRPAFSILGRYAVPSDATRKPGPGTHDAEKVVAHMPRPPSFSLGVRHSEFVTPLVVGVPDRA; this comes from the coding sequence ATGGGCTCCCGCACCAGCTACCGCACCACCGACCCGGTGCCCTCGCCCAACCGCTACACCCTGCCGGCGGTGCTGGGCTCCCACGTGCCCACCAAGCCCGCCAGCGCCAGCTACAGCATGTCGGCCCGCCACCGGACGGGCGGCCCGGCGGCGGGCCGGGCCCTGACCCCGGGGCCCGGGCGCTACAACAGCACGGACCCCAACGTGTACCTGCCGCGGCGCCCCGCCTTCTCCATCCTGGGGCGCTACGCCGTGCCCAGCGACGCCACGCGGAAACCGGGGCCCGGCACGCACGACGCCGAGAAGGTGGTGGCGCACATGCCCCGCCCGCCGTCCTTCTCGCTGGGCGTCCGCCACTCCGAGTTCGTCACGCCGCTGGTGGTGGGCGTGCCGGACCGGGCCTGA